The DNA window GGTGTACGGACTTAAGTCCTTCTGCTACCAACAACCCCATTGTCACTTTTCTGTCCAAACAGAATAATTGTTCAGCTTCTTTGTCCTCTtggggtaaaaataaaaatcagttCACAGATCGTATCAAATCAATCCAATTGGACATAGAGCGTCTCATGGTGGGTCCTACTATATCCCATTACGACGCTAATAAAGCTAATGATCTTCAGAAAAGTCTCGATACCCTTTTAGTCAAAGAAGAAATCTTTTGGAAGCAACGCTCCAGAGTTAATTGGTTAAAAGCGGGGGACAAGAACACTAAATATTTCCATAACCGGGCCTCTGCGTGCAAACGCACCAActtcattaattttttaactCTGGATGACAATTCTCAAGTAACTTCCCTCAACGACATTACCACCACTTTCGCCCACTTCTACACTGAGCTCTTCACGTCCCAAGGTACTAATTTGGAGGCTATGACTCTTGCTACGCAAGGTCTCTCCAAACGTCTTACCCCCACTCAATCAACATTCCTTTCATCTCCTTATACCTTTGAGGAAGTCAAAAAAGCCCTTTTTCAGCTGGCGGGTGACAAAGCCCCGGGTCCTGATGGCTTCAATCCtagttttttccaaaaaaactgGGACTCCTCTGGCAAGGACCTCTGCCATGCTGCCTTACATGCTCTTGCTACCAATGCTGACCTGAGACAGGTCAATGAAACTATTTTGGTCCTTATTCCCAAAATTAAAAATGCTTCTCGAGTTAAGGACTTCCGTCCCATCAGCCTCTGCTCCACTCTCTACAAGGTAGTTTCTAAAACCATTGCAAATCGCCTCAAAACTACTCTTTCCGACTTAATTTCCCATAATCAAGGCGCTTTTCTCTCTGATCGTATCATTTTTGATAACATCATTATTGCCAATGAAGTCATCCACGCGATCAATAACCGTAAGCATGGAAAGGTGGGATGGGCTGCTCTGAAGCTTGATATGGAAAAAGCTTTTGATAAAGTGGAATGGGCCTACATTGACCACATCCTTCACCATTTTGGCTTCCCCGACCCTTTCATCTCTCTCATTCTCAACTGCCTCTCCTCAGTTTCTTTCCGTCTCCGCATTAACAACTGTCTCTCTCACCAAATTCTTCCTTCTCGTGGAATTCGTCAGGGCGaccctctctctccctatcttttccTCCTTGTTGCTGAAGGTCTCTCTGGGACCATAAACGCTAGAGCCCACTCCAACGCTTTCCATGGGATTTCCATCTCCCGCTCTGCTCCTACTATCTCCCACCTCCTTTTTGCTGACGACAGTCTTCTTTTCACGAAGGTAACTCCTTCCACGGCCATGGAAATCAAGGATATACTTAACCTTTATAACCTAGCTACTGGCCAATCTGTCAATTTCAACAAATCCTCCATCCTTTTCTCTCCCAATACCCCCTCAGTCGACTGTCGTTCTTTCAGGGACACTCTCCACCTTGATGACAAACCTTTTATTGACAAATATTTGGGTGTCCCCCAATGTTTCTCTAGGTCTAAAACCTCTTCTTTCCTGTTCCTTCTCAAAAAAGCTAGTTCCAAGCTCTCAGTCTGGAACCAATCTCTCTTCTCTAGAGCGGGAAAAGAAGTCCTTTTAAAAGCAGTCATTCAAGCCATTCCTTCATATGCCATGTCCTGCTTCCGCCTTCCGGTGTCTCTTTGCAAGCACTACAGCCAGTTAATGTCTAAATTTTGGTGGGGGTCCCTGGGCCACAACCATAAAATACATTGGAAAAAATGGGACCATCTTTGCACCTCCAAATTCTACGGGGGTTTGGGTTTCAGAAATATTGTTCATCACAATCAAGCCATGCTGGCCAAGCAAGCATGGCGCATTCTCACCAACCCTGACTCCCTTGTTGCCCAGCTCCTTAAGGCTAAATATTTTAAACGCAACGATTTTTTACTCGCGGCTACTGGCCACACTCCTTCTTTCTGTTGGAGAAGTACCTTTGGGGTCGGGATCTTCTGACCAAAGGCCTTATTTGGAAAATCGGGGATGGTAATCTTGTCAATACTTCTGAATCCAATTGGCTTCCCTCTCATGGCAAAGCTATCCTAAAACCTGGACTTTCACTTCCTTCCCAAAATGTTTCCTTTTTCATCACTGAAGACCGACATTGGGACCTTCAAAAGCTCAGACGTTTTTTTGATGAGGAGATGTGTAACGCCATTCTTGCTGTCCCCATCGACCCTCACAGCAATGATAGCCTCATCTGGAACCATCACCCTTCAGGGGTTTTCACCGTTAATTCTGCCTACCACTTGGCcaactcaaactcaaacttttcCTCTCCTGGTCCTTCAAACCCTGCTACATACAAACGTTGGTGGACCACTGTCTGGTCCTCCAATATCCCACCCAAAATCAAACATTTCGTTTGGAAAGCTTTCCACCATATCCTCCCCTCTACTCTTAACCTTTTCAATCGTAAGTCCACTACCTCCCCCTTTTGCTCCCTCTGTCTTTCTCATCATGACTCCAATACCCACTCTCTTATTGAATGTTCCAGGGCAGGTAAAATTTGGAAACACTCCTCTTTTCATCatttttatattgaaaacaaACATTGTGACATTAAAGAGTTTATGTTAAGAGGTTTTGAAAGTTTCGATAAAGATCAACTTTGCTcctttttgggtttaatttggGCCATTTGGAATAACAGAAATAGAGCCATTTTTAACCCTAATCATGTCACTAATTTCTGTGTGGAGAACTATGTCAGTATTTATTTGCAGGAATATAGGGATGCACAAGATCGGATCTCCACATCATCTCACACCTCACATCATCCTTCACCGCCAGTTCCAGTTCCCGATGACACATACCGGCTTTCTGTAGATGCTGCCCTTTCTCCATCAACTAATCAGCATGGGTACGGGGCGGTAGTAactgactccaaaggaacaGTCATTGCATCTCTCACGGCTCCTTCCCACACAGCTCTTGCCCCCATTTTTGCCGAAGCCGAAGCCCTCCATCGAGCTCTCCTATGGTGTCAAGCAGTCCATTTTCCAATTGCTGTCATCACTTCTGACTGCCAATCTTTGGTGCATCGTATCCACAATTTTTCTCCAGATCGTTCAGCGCTCTCGGGTCTACTTGCCCTCATAGTCTCCTCTTTGTCGTCTTTTCCAGGTGCGGTCCTCCACTACATCCCCAGGACAACGAACGTCGCTGCTCATGACCTCGCCAGATCAGCCCTTGGAACAGACAAAGAGATAATTCGGAACCTTTTCAGTTCCCCTCCTTGAAGATCTTAGCCCTCTCCAGCTCTCGGTTTAGatcttctttttcaaaaaaaaaaaaaaaatatagtataaaaTTTTTCATCCCATTAGAAATGTTCTTGCaaacttatatataataataataaaaaaatcccaGTGGAAGTTAATAaaaatgtatacatattaaaCTAAATATTAAGAGACACATTAATGTGTCAAGCATTACAAAAGATAGCATACCATTATTGATGCATATTAATATCATCTCTCACAAACTTTAATTTACTAAATGATTTAGAAAACTGCTAACCAATTATTGGAACCACATTGGTATGGTATTCAGTATCTTAAGGTGTCACATAGCAATAATAGTgcaaaaaattatttactaaaaaataatattacaaaaatcattcataaaaaactaaaaaagaaaaagaaaaacacaatCGAAACTAATTAAGATATgtacatattaataataaaaatattaagggGCACATTAAAGTGCCAAACACCACAAAAGGTAGCATACCGTTATTGGTGCAATTCAATATTACTTCCCacaagttttaattaaataaagactTTAGAAAACTACTAATCAATTATTGTGTATCACATCAATATGGTATTGAGCACCTTAAGGTGTCACGTAACAATAATAGTacgaaaaatattttcaaataaaagtacaaaaatcattcataaaaaatataaaaaaaaacacaaaagaaaaaaaaaattgctaactaatTATTGGGTACCACATCAGTATGACATTGAGTGCCAAAGCAAGTACaaaaatcatttaaatatatatataaataaaattaaaacataaaagataaaaaaaaattggaaaacgATAAAAATAAGTCGTTTTCCATTCTTCTATAGTATGATATATAACTACAAATAGACAAACTTTCAACTAGCCAGAGGAATCTCTGTCTTTAGTATTTCTTCTCTTTAGCTGTCATTTAGTTTTAAGCAGTAATCTCTGTTGGTCTTGTGAGTAGTCACATGGTCTTGGCACCAGGGCCGTCTCTAGCCGTTTAGAGGCCTTGGGCGAGCTTCAAAATAAAAGCCTTTTTCTTACAATAattatttactaaaaaaaatctcGAATTGGAtagtaaaataacaaattttacaaatcaacaaaataataaacttataaaaaatttattttttctagctTTTTGAGAtgcgaaattatttattaaatcgtTGTAGTCAagtttatctaatattttttttttcaatagacAACATTGCTAATCCATTTAATCTTTCTTGGGACATCGAAGATCTTaaataagtttttattttaattttgaaaaacttCTTTCTGCAGATGCAACTGAAACTGAAATCGTTAACAATATTCTATAAGAAATATAAGCATTTGGAAatgaatcatttttttttatatataattaagtactTCTTATGGACTACATTGATCTTTTTGATAAATTTCTCTTAAAACTTTTAATTCTGAAAATAAATCTATTCCATCTATATCAGAATTCCCATTATAACTTAGAAAATTTTCAAGATTCAAACAACATTGTTTAATAGCATCTTCATCCATTGACTTTAATCTAGTAAAATCAAATAAGAATCCAAAAATGTTTTCTAAAACTTCAAATTGCTCAAATCTTATTTTAagtgaaaaaattatttgatcaaccaaataaataaaatactcaatcctaaataattctTCAGgagattttattttatcatcactaacatcttcatcaaattGTTTCTTTCTACGAATCACACGTTTTTTTACGAAATTTTGGTTCTATTTTCAATTCATTTGCAAGTTTTCTAGCTGAAGCCATGGCAGATATAAATCCATTTtccctatattttttaaaaagagaAATAAGACCCTTAAGAAGATCTATGGCAACATTAATTGTTGATTCTTCACTTTGAAAGTTCTTACTAACAGAGTTTACTGCAAACAAGATATCATACCAAATAGTCATacctaataaaaattcaaaatcttcTAGTTCATAAGTTAATAGACTGTTAGCTTCACTCTTTATTTTAGGATCTTCACTTGTGTCTGCTAGTtcttgttagacttttatttgggcttgcattaaattttattagttttattaaaatttgggttgattggatagttctttgttgtgttagcccatgttgttggtgatcaattgttaatgggcttatcatctgtgtgtaaagtctaggtgaagcagaagtgtgagcttttctagttgactgaagcctttgatgagcaggcccagcccaactagggttttgtagctaagtcccctccctaactctataaatacatattgtctcatcacaattgtataccttttgataatcagataaataaactgcttctgatttagagatctagggaggaagacttagttgatagtattgcactatcaaattggagtaactgctgtggatcaaactgagataattgctatggatcaatcaggtacacatacttaattattatatattactattgtgttctatgttatatacaaatagatcttgggtttattattaatttttctaacatgtggtatcagattaccaattgtatatgatttagaaccaataattagtataattaatttgtatatgttaattatccataattacatattaattccgttattattttatgttgaattttttgtttttaaatcttaaaactttaggggttttattcatcgttaaattctctttcaattgatatattatatgtttgaattcATTGtctatattaagagaattttaagtttaaagttttagggtttatataattataatatgaaattataatttgtgtgttttgattttattgtttttgatctaaaattgattatagatatctCATTATCAATTGTTTATCAATGttcttacacaatttatttCGTGTTTCAATCGAGAATTAATAtcacaatcaattttttttttaagttcttATTTTTCGGATTGGTTTTGCCTTGAAATCTAGAGATTTAATCTTTAATACCCAAAATTAGTAGTGTAGATCGACTAGAAATAGATTCCCGAACAAAACCCATCTATTTCCCGATGTTTTCCGTCGGTTTTTCGCCGGAATTTCACTGCAGACCCGAATTGGACCAaccgggtcgcgtgacccgTTGCACAGGACCCGCTGGAGCTTGAAGATGACTTCCAgccgcgaagcccactcgcgcaggcgGCGCGTGGGGACGCGTGGGACCACGTCGGAGGTCGTTTTTCGACGTTTTTTGTTCCAGCGTGCTTAAAATTCAATTTCtgttttttctatgatttttaattaattttttttgactccgtttaataattatttttattttaatgataattatgtagttaaaaaattattaaaaatattttttgatgatttttcgaaatctgtcgatcatagaaatttttttgggtttcttctcgttccatatgacatagtcactctcttatttgatttatcttgactatgtagtctccaccaattttcttatattcacatctttctatttttttttgttgttctaaaattataaaacttgattgtttgatacaaaaataatgtgttatggtggacactttattttttgattatcaatataataaaagcaatttatatatctcttttggaaatttggttgaacattattaattttcaatgattgttttatcaccaaatttcacatgttgaagaaaatattatatttttggttgactatatgtgtaattacttgcccgaaggtagtatttacatatattaattcacattccatgaagtgagttaatattaaatgtatatattttaattatttgcccaaaggtaataatttaaatatataaatttattattattttttgcttgaattaatacatatttttaagaaatttatttgcccaaaggtaataaaattcttaaatgatatgtattttttctttgttgttaacttcatgaaggtagatcatgtgtgt is part of the Cannabis sativa cultivar Pink pepper isolate KNU-18-1 chromosome 5, ASM2916894v1, whole genome shotgun sequence genome and encodes:
- the LOC133038382 gene encoding uncharacterized protein LOC133038382; amino-acid sequence: MCNAILAVPIDPHSNDSLIWNHHPSGVFTVNSAYHLANSNSNFSSPGPSNPATYKRWWTTVWSSNIPPKIKHFVWKAFHHILPSTLNLFNRKSTTSPFCSLCLSHHDSNTHSLIECSRAGKIWKHSSFHHFYIENKHCDIKEFMLRGFESFDKDQLCSFLGLIWAIWNNRNRAIFNPNHVTNFCVENYVSIYLQEYRDAQDRISTSSHTSHHPSPPVPVPDDTYRLSVDAALSPSTNQHGYGAVVTDSKGTVIASLTAPSHTALAPIFAEAEALHRALLWCQAVHFPIAVITSDCQSLVHRIHNFSPDRSALSGLLALIVSSLSSFPGAVLHYIPRTTNVAAHDLARSALGTDKEIIRNLFSSPP